Proteins encoded in a region of the Triticum dicoccoides isolate Atlit2015 ecotype Zavitan chromosome 3A, WEW_v2.0, whole genome shotgun sequence genome:
- the LOC119267807 gene encoding dephospho-CoA kinase-like isoform X2 produces the protein MHLQNVVQKGTGGWKKIVKTFGNDILLENGEIDRALLGQIVFSDPAKRKLLNRLLAPHISFGIFWEILKLWVKGCTVISVDIPLLFETKMDRWTNPVVVVWVDPKTQIERLMLRDGCSEEQAQNRISSQLALDWKKSEADIVINNSGLLEDTKEQFREVLKQVSAPLTWKERMRSRDGFLSIVMCTAAGVLLARKNLV, from the exons ATGCATTTACAGAATGTAGTGCAGAAAGGTACTGGAGGTTGGAAGAAGATTGTAAAAACTTTTGGAAATGACATATTATTGGAAAATGGAGAAATCGACAGAGCTCTCTTAGGTCAGATTGTTTTCTCTGATCCAGCAAAAAGGAAACTTCTAAACCG TCTTCTGGCCCCACATATTTCATTTGGTATATTTTGGGAGATACTAAAACTGTGGGTGAAGGGATGCACGGTTATCAGTGTCGACATCCCGCTGTTGTTCGAGACAAAGATGGACCGATGGACGAACCCAGTGGTTGTTGTATGGGTGGATCCCAAAACACAGATTGAGAGGCTCATGTTAAGAGATGGGTGCAGCGAGGAACAAGCTCAGAACAGGATCAGCTCACAGCTTGCGCTGGACTGGAAGAAGTCCGAAGCCGATATAGTGATCAACAATTCTGGCTTACTGGAGGACACAAAAGAACAGTTCCGAGAAGTATTGAAGCAAGTCTCTGCTCCCTTGACATGGAAGGAGCGCATGAGATCCAGGGATGGCTTTCTGTCTATCGTCATGTGCACGGCAGCGGGGGTTTTACTTGCTCGGAAGAATCTGGTATGA
- the LOC119267807 gene encoding dephospho-CoA kinase-like isoform X1, producing MRLVGLTGGIASGKSTVSGLFKSAGVPVVDADIVARNVVQKGTGGWKKIVKTFGNDILLENGEIDRALLGQIVFSDPAKRKLLNRLLAPHISFGIFWEILKLWVKGCTVISVDIPLLFETKMDRWTNPVVVVWVDPKTQIERLMLRDGCSEEQAQNRISSQLALDWKKSEADIVINNSGLLEDTKEQFREVLKQVSAPLTWKERMRSRDGFLSIVMCTAAGVLLARKNLV from the exons ATGAGACTGGTCGGCTTGACGGGTGGAATTGCTTCGGGGAAGAGCACCGTCTCTGGCCTCTTCAAATCCGCCGGCGTCCCTGTCGTCGACGCCGACATTGTGGCTCGG AATGTAGTGCAGAAAGGTACTGGAGGTTGGAAGAAGATTGTAAAAACTTTTGGAAATGACATATTATTGGAAAATGGAGAAATCGACAGAGCTCTCTTAGGTCAGATTGTTTTCTCTGATCCAGCAAAAAGGAAACTTCTAAACCG TCTTCTGGCCCCACATATTTCATTTGGTATATTTTGGGAGATACTAAAACTGTGGGTGAAGGGATGCACGGTTATCAGTGTCGACATCCCGCTGTTGTTCGAGACAAAGATGGACCGATGGACGAACCCAGTGGTTGTTGTATGGGTGGATCCCAAAACACAGATTGAGAGGCTCATGTTAAGAGATGGGTGCAGCGAGGAACAAGCTCAGAACAGGATCAGCTCACAGCTTGCGCTGGACTGGAAGAAGTCCGAAGCCGATATAGTGATCAACAATTCTGGCTTACTGGAGGACACAAAAGAACAGTTCCGAGAAGTATTGAAGCAAGTCTCTGCTCCCTTGACATGGAAGGAGCGCATGAGATCCAGGGATGGCTTTCTGTCTATCGTCATGTGCACGGCAGCGGGGGTTTTACTTGCTCGGAAGAATCTGGTATGA